In the Micromonospora narathiwatensis genome, one interval contains:
- a CDS encoding CDP-glycerol glycerophosphotransferase family protein — protein MFSRVRSQQGVAVAGVTLLGYGGMVLVGALGQPIPYAVAALVVVAGELALATRLADTGELLEKAGLGPVWRRLVRDLSVVLLVVTAVRPGAGATLAVLLLPAALWTVAVGTTALTRIVEGRAATPAFTRNIDLGALRRVPVPPAWAQRLAGLRLPLLNVLLVPAAVAAALVDRVTPVVVTGLVTLAAGLVTAAVLAVTWLRGRGRSPGVLPAVHDWLARERPEVALYFAGPAKDVYQANMWLAPVEAAGRPAVVLLRAEDAFAELADTRLPVICVPAGVDFMNLDLGPIRVALYAANVGANIHLLREPGVKHVFVGHGDSDKQASANPYSKVYDEVWVAGPAGRERYARAGVGVQDRNIVEIGRPQLAGVHTFGSGAADHLFTVLYAPTWEGWLDDDPYHTSLVLMGERIVAGLLAAGNLRLIYKPHPLTGTRSRRARAVHERIVARIRAAGGQTDPTSLDGTAHLVVTGRTPALFDCFNVTDLLVSDVSSVVSDFVQSERPYVVANPAGRPEDEFRRTFPTARAAYLLSPDCGELAKILAVTRTGDDPLTEARRELREYLLGPAGANPMERFRAEIGRLCG, from the coding sequence TTGTTCAGCAGAGTACGAAGTCAGCAGGGCGTCGCCGTCGCCGGCGTGACCCTGCTCGGGTACGGGGGCATGGTCCTGGTCGGCGCCCTCGGCCAGCCGATCCCGTACGCGGTCGCCGCGCTGGTCGTCGTCGCCGGTGAGCTGGCCCTCGCCACCCGGCTGGCCGACACCGGCGAACTGCTGGAGAAGGCCGGCCTCGGGCCGGTCTGGCGACGACTCGTGCGTGACCTCTCCGTCGTCCTGCTGGTCGTCACCGCGGTCCGCCCGGGGGCGGGCGCCACCCTCGCGGTCCTGCTGCTGCCCGCCGCGCTCTGGACCGTGGCCGTGGGCACCACCGCCCTCACCAGGATCGTCGAGGGCCGGGCCGCCACCCCGGCGTTCACCCGCAACATCGACCTCGGCGCGCTGCGCCGGGTGCCGGTGCCGCCGGCCTGGGCCCAGCGGCTCGCCGGCCTGCGGCTGCCGCTGCTCAACGTGCTTCTCGTCCCGGCGGCCGTGGCGGCCGCCCTCGTCGACCGGGTCACCCCGGTGGTGGTGACCGGGCTGGTCACGCTGGCCGCGGGGCTGGTCACCGCGGCGGTGCTGGCGGTCACCTGGCTGCGTGGGCGTGGCCGGAGCCCCGGCGTGCTGCCCGCCGTGCACGACTGGCTGGCCCGGGAGCGGCCCGAGGTGGCGCTCTACTTCGCCGGCCCGGCCAAGGACGTCTACCAGGCCAACATGTGGCTCGCCCCGGTCGAGGCGGCCGGCCGGCCGGCGGTGGTGCTGCTCCGTGCGGAGGACGCGTTCGCCGAGCTGGCCGACACCCGGCTGCCGGTGATCTGCGTACCGGCGGGCGTCGACTTCATGAACCTCGACCTCGGCCCGATCCGGGTCGCCCTGTACGCGGCGAACGTCGGCGCGAACATCCACCTGCTGCGCGAGCCGGGCGTGAAGCACGTCTTCGTCGGCCACGGCGACAGCGACAAGCAGGCCAGCGCCAACCCGTACAGCAAGGTGTACGACGAGGTGTGGGTGGCCGGGCCGGCGGGCCGGGAACGCTACGCCCGGGCCGGGGTGGGCGTGCAGGACCGGAACATCGTGGAGATCGGTCGCCCGCAGCTCGCCGGGGTGCACACCTTCGGCTCCGGCGCGGCCGACCACCTCTTCACCGTGCTCTACGCCCCCACCTGGGAGGGCTGGCTGGACGACGACCCGTACCACACCTCGCTGGTGCTGATGGGCGAGCGGATAGTGGCCGGGCTGCTGGCCGCCGGCAACCTCCGGTTGATCTACAAGCCGCACCCGCTGACCGGCACCCGGTCGCGGCGGGCCCGCGCCGTGCACGAGCGGATCGTGGCCCGGATCCGGGCGGCCGGCGGCCAGACCGACCCGACCTCGCTGGACGGCACCGCGCACCTGGTGGTCACCGGCCGCACGCCGGCCCTGTTCGACTGCTTCAACGTCACCGACCTGCTGGTCAGCGACGTGTCGAGCGTGGTCTCCGACTTCGTGCAGAGCGAGCGGCCGTACGTGGTGGCCAACCCGGCGGGCCGGCCCGAGGACGAGTTCCGCCGTACCTTCCCGACCGCGCGGGCCGCGTACCTGCTCTCGCCGGACTGCGGCGAGCTGGCGAAGATCCTCGCCGTCACCCGGACCGGGGACGACCCGTTGACCGAGGCGCGCCGGGAGCTGAGGGAGTACCTGCTCGGCCCGGCCGGGGCGAACCCGATGGAGCGGTTCCGGGCGGAGATCGGCCGGCTCTGCGGCTGA
- a CDS encoding acyltransferase, which produces MTDTIFVHPTADVEEGAKVGDGTKVWHLAHIRSSAQVGAGCVIGRNVYVDANVTVGDRVKIQNNVSVYQGVTIEDEVFVGPSAVFTNDFRPRAQNPDWTITPTLVRRGASIGANATLVCGIEVGEYAMIAAGSVVTKDVQPYQLVAGNPARPKGWVDEKGEVVSRDVDTPPQRG; this is translated from the coding sequence ATGACTGACACCATCTTCGTCCACCCGACGGCCGACGTGGAGGAGGGCGCGAAGGTCGGCGACGGCACCAAGGTCTGGCACCTGGCGCACATCCGGTCCAGCGCGCAGGTCGGCGCCGGCTGCGTGATCGGCCGCAACGTGTACGTCGACGCGAACGTCACCGTCGGCGACCGCGTGAAGATCCAGAACAACGTCTCGGTCTACCAGGGCGTCACCATCGAGGACGAGGTCTTCGTGGGCCCGTCCGCGGTGTTCACCAACGACTTCCGCCCGCGGGCCCAGAACCCGGACTGGACGATCACCCCGACCCTGGTCCGGCGGGGCGCCTCGATCGGCGCCAACGCCACCCTGGTCTGCGGCATCGAGGTCGGCGAGTACGCGATGATCGCCGCCGGCTCGGTGGTGACGAAGGACGTGCAGCCGTACCAGCTGGTGGCCGGCAACCCGGCCCGGCCCAAGGGCTGGGTCGACGAGAAGGGCGAGGTCGTCTCCCGCGACGTCGACACGCCGCCGCAGCGGGGCTGA
- a CDS encoding DUF952 domain-containing protein, producing the protein MVIYKILADDEWEQARAVGRFTGTALDLRDGFVHLSGADQVVETARRHFAGVTGLTLLTVDPGRLGDALRWEASRGGALFPHLYAALPVDAVVAAHPLPTDRPAADAVAELLD; encoded by the coding sequence ATGGTGATCTACAAGATTCTCGCCGACGACGAGTGGGAGCAGGCGCGGGCGGTGGGGCGGTTCACCGGCACCGCGCTGGACCTGCGGGACGGGTTCGTCCATCTCTCCGGGGCCGACCAGGTGGTGGAGACGGCCCGACGGCACTTCGCCGGGGTCACCGGCCTCACCCTGCTCACCGTGGACCCGGGCCGGCTCGGTGACGCGCTGCGCTGGGAGGCGTCCCGGGGTGGGGCGCTCTTCCCGCACCTGTACGCGGCGCTGCCGGTCGACGCGGTGGTGGCGGCACACCCGCTGCCGACGGACCGACCTGCCGCCGACGCGGTGGCGGAACTGCTGGACTGA
- a CDS encoding response regulator transcription factor, with protein MRILLVEDDRRVAAALSSALTRRGYEVEHAATVEAALSAAPCDLVLLDLTLPDGDGTDLCRELRRRSSQLGIIAVTARGEERDRVLGLRLGADDYVVKPFSMVELQARIEAVLRRTAHAAPERNLIEAGLVRIDVGGRTVSVAGRPVTLTRKEFDILVSLARQPGVAVSRDRILLDVWGTTWADRHTMEVHVGSLRGKLGDPTLVETVRGVGYRLRGE; from the coding sequence GTGCGGATCCTCCTGGTCGAGGACGATCGTCGGGTGGCCGCCGCCCTGTCGTCCGCGTTGACCCGGCGCGGCTACGAGGTGGAGCACGCGGCCACCGTCGAGGCCGCACTCTCCGCCGCCCCCTGCGACCTGGTGCTGCTCGACCTGACCCTGCCCGACGGGGACGGCACCGACCTGTGCCGGGAACTGCGCCGGCGCAGCAGCCAGCTCGGCATCATCGCGGTGACCGCCCGGGGGGAGGAACGCGACCGGGTGCTCGGCCTGCGGCTGGGCGCCGACGACTACGTGGTCAAGCCGTTCTCCATGGTGGAGCTCCAGGCACGGATCGAGGCGGTGCTGCGCCGGACCGCGCACGCCGCGCCGGAACGGAACCTCATCGAGGCGGGCCTGGTCCGCATCGACGTCGGCGGCCGGACGGTCAGCGTGGCCGGTCGGCCGGTGACGCTGACCCGCAAGGAGTTCGACATCCTGGTCTCCCTGGCCCGGCAGCCCGGCGTGGCGGTGTCCCGGGACCGGATCCTGCTGGACGTCTGGGGCACCACCTGGGCCGACCGGCACACCATGGAGGTGCACGTCGGATCGCTGCGCGGCAAGCTCGGCGACCCGACGCTGGTGGAGACCGTACGCGGGGTCGGCTACCGGCTCCGCGGCGAGTGA
- a CDS encoding sensor histidine kinase produces the protein MRRRLVISYLLLMVLVLFALETPLAATLATRETDRVRADRLADATRFASLANPALRGGGSGPLDGELAAYDDLYGVGAAVVDRDRHTVVASASWAPGPGTTVALDIALAGQQFSGPDSVWPWMAGPLVVAVPINDGGEVLGAVVTATPAGKVRRTVAAWWLLLAAIGLLAVLACVSTAFGLAGWVLRPVTELDAVTHEIAEGDRTARVRPRLGPPELRRLAASFNNMADAVSDVMDRQRAFVAHASHQLRNPLTALRLRVEELGPSLTGADGRAEHRLALEETDRLATLLDALLTLARAERAENQRVAVDAAEVAASRVAAWQPLARHRSVVLRLDTADAPTYARTVPTAIDQTLDALIDNAVKFSGAGGEVTVTVRVAEGGTVLQVRDTGPGMTTSQIDQATERFWRAPDVQNVDGAGLGLTIVAVLVDASDGRLTMRQNQPRGLVAEVWFPAPGDLRVASVTAASVVVEPVAVESVAVDSPAVEPRAADAGRA, from the coding sequence GTGCGCCGCCGGCTGGTGATCAGTTATCTGCTCCTGATGGTGCTGGTGCTGTTTGCCCTGGAGACACCCCTGGCGGCCACCCTGGCCACCCGGGAGACCGACCGGGTCCGGGCCGACCGGCTCGCCGACGCCACCCGGTTCGCCTCGCTCGCCAACCCGGCGCTGCGCGGCGGCGGGTCCGGACCGCTCGACGGGGAACTGGCCGCCTACGACGACCTGTACGGCGTCGGCGCGGCCGTGGTCGACCGGGACCGGCACACCGTGGTCGCCTCGGCGAGCTGGGCGCCCGGCCCGGGCACCACCGTGGCCCTGGACATCGCGCTGGCCGGGCAGCAGTTCAGCGGGCCGGACTCGGTGTGGCCGTGGATGGCCGGGCCGCTGGTGGTGGCGGTTCCGATCAACGACGGCGGCGAGGTGCTCGGGGCGGTGGTGACGGCCACCCCGGCGGGCAAGGTGCGACGTACCGTCGCCGCCTGGTGGCTGCTGCTCGCGGCGATCGGCCTGCTCGCGGTGCTGGCCTGTGTCTCCACCGCGTTCGGGCTGGCCGGTTGGGTGCTGCGCCCGGTCACCGAACTGGACGCGGTGACCCATGAGATCGCCGAGGGCGACCGCACCGCCCGGGTACGCCCCCGGCTCGGCCCGCCGGAGCTGCGCCGGCTCGCCGCCAGCTTCAACAACATGGCCGACGCGGTCTCCGACGTGATGGACCGGCAGCGGGCGTTCGTGGCGCACGCCAGCCACCAGTTGCGCAACCCGCTGACCGCGTTGCGGCTGCGGGTGGAGGAGTTGGGGCCGAGCCTGACCGGTGCCGACGGCCGCGCCGAGCACCGGCTCGCGCTGGAGGAGACGGACCGGCTGGCCACGCTGCTCGACGCGCTGCTCACTCTGGCTCGGGCCGAACGCGCGGAGAACCAGCGGGTCGCCGTCGACGCCGCCGAGGTGGCCGCCTCCCGGGTGGCCGCCTGGCAGCCGCTGGCCCGGCACCGGTCGGTCGTCCTGCGGCTGGACACCGCCGACGCTCCCACGTACGCCCGGACCGTGCCGACCGCCATCGACCAGACGCTCGACGCGCTGATCGACAACGCGGTCAAGTTCAGCGGCGCCGGGGGAGAGGTGACCGTGACCGTACGCGTGGCCGAGGGCGGCACGGTGCTCCAGGTGCGGGACACCGGACCCGGCATGACGACCAGCCAGATCGACCAGGCCACCGAGCGGTTCTGGCGGGCACCGGACGTGCAGAACGTCGACGGCGCCGGCCTGGGGCTGACCATCGTCGCGGTGCTGGTCGACGCCTCCGACGGCCGGCTGACGATGCGCCAGAACCAGCCCCGGGGCCTGGTCGCCGAGGTCTGGTTCCCGGCACCGGGGGACCTGCGCGTCGCGTCGGTCACCGCCGCGTCGGTCGTCGTGGAGCCGGTGGCCGTCGAGTCGGTGGCCGTCGACTCACCCGCCGTCGAGCCGCGCGCCGCCGACGCGGGGCGGGCCTGA
- a CDS encoding TAXI family TRAP transporter solute-binding subunit, whose amino-acid sequence MLLVSALAGLTACQDEPTEPVRIRIATGSPTAVYHAFGQSLAAILNRELPGVRASVVVTAASAQNVRLVGSGEAELGFTQADVLPPHGPEHPAVLAVARVYDDLLHLVTTAGGPVRTLADLRGRRVSVGADGSGTEITATRLLEVAQLGGDRVRQEHLGLDASLAALRAGRIDAFFFSGGLPVRGVAELADSTAIRMIDLGDWTEPLRRGYGQVYVTRDIPRSVYGVDPVSTVANPNYLIVRADLPEALVRDVTRLLMERREELAATHPAAGRMSPRSAIATTPLPLHPGAADWYRSTKP is encoded by the coding sequence ATGCTGCTGGTGTCGGCGCTCGCCGGGCTCACCGCCTGCCAGGACGAGCCGACCGAGCCGGTACGGATCCGGATCGCCACGGGCAGCCCGACCGCCGTCTACCACGCCTTCGGTCAGTCGCTGGCCGCCATTCTCAACCGGGAGCTGCCCGGGGTGCGGGCCAGCGTGGTGGTGACCGCCGCCTCCGCGCAGAACGTCCGGCTGGTCGGCTCCGGCGAGGCGGAGCTGGGCTTCACCCAGGCCGACGTGCTGCCGCCGCACGGCCCGGAGCATCCCGCCGTGCTCGCCGTGGCCCGCGTCTACGACGACCTGCTGCACCTGGTCACCACCGCCGGTGGCCCGGTGCGGACGCTGGCCGACCTGCGGGGGCGGCGGGTGTCGGTGGGCGCCGACGGCTCCGGTACGGAGATCACCGCGACCCGGCTGCTGGAGGTGGCCCAGTTGGGCGGCGACCGGGTACGCCAGGAGCACCTCGGCCTGGACGCCTCGTTGGCGGCGCTGCGCGCCGGCCGGATCGACGCGTTCTTCTTCTCCGGCGGGCTGCCGGTGCGGGGCGTCGCGGAGCTGGCCGACAGCACGGCCATCCGGATGATCGACCTGGGCGACTGGACCGAGCCGCTGCGCCGCGGGTACGGGCAGGTCTACGTGACCCGGGACATCCCCCGCTCGGTGTACGGAGTGGACCCGGTCAGCACGGTGGCCAACCCCAACTACCTGATCGTCCGCGCGGACCTGCCGGAGGCCCTGGTGCGGGACGTGACCCGGCTGTTGATGGAGCGTCGGGAGGAACTGGCCGCCACCCATCCGGCGGCCGGCCGGATGAGTCCCCGGTCGGCGATCGCCACCACCCCGCTGCCGCTGCATCCCGGCGCGGCCGACTGGTACCGGTCGACGAAGCCCTGA
- the yaaA gene encoding peroxide stress protein YaaA, which translates to MLILLPPSEGKAEAGTGRRLDLSRLSLPELTPARDEVLTALVALSAGPDEAAGRAALGLSEGQRGELRRNARLREAATAPAARIYTGVLYEALDLASLPPSAERLARRCVLVSSGLWGAVRLTDRIPPYRCPVGARLPGIGALSAYWRRALAPAMVAAAGDGPVLDLRSGAYAATWTPRGAVAERTVAVRVLHERDVDGVPTRSVVSHFNKATKGRLVRDLLTAGARPRSADALIGTLRDLKYAVEEQPGATGRPRQLDIVVTEL; encoded by the coding sequence ATGCTCATCCTGCTGCCTCCGTCCGAGGGGAAGGCCGAGGCCGGCACCGGCCGCCGGCTGGACCTGTCGCGGCTCTCCCTGCCGGAGCTGACCCCGGCCCGGGACGAGGTGCTGACCGCCCTGGTCGCGCTCAGCGCCGGGCCGGACGAGGCGGCGGGCCGGGCCGCGCTGGGCCTGAGCGAGGGGCAGCGCGGCGAGCTGCGCCGCAACGCCCGGCTGCGCGAGGCGGCCACCGCGCCGGCCGCGCGGATCTACACCGGGGTGCTCTACGAGGCGCTCGACCTGGCCTCGCTGCCGCCGTCGGCGGAGCGGCTGGCCCGCCGCTGCGTACTGGTCAGCTCCGGTCTCTGGGGCGCGGTGCGCCTCACCGACCGGATCCCGCCCTACCGCTGCCCGGTCGGGGCGCGGCTGCCGGGGATCGGCGCGCTGTCGGCGTACTGGCGCCGGGCGCTGGCCCCGGCGATGGTGGCGGCGGCCGGCGACGGCCCGGTGCTGGACCTGCGCTCGGGCGCGTACGCGGCCACCTGGACGCCGCGCGGGGCTGTCGCGGAGCGGACGGTGGCGGTCCGCGTGCTGCACGAACGCGACGTCGACGGCGTGCCGACCCGGTCGGTGGTGAGCCATTTCAACAAGGCCACCAAGGGGCGGCTGGTCCGCGACCTGTTGACCGCCGGGGCCCGGCCGCGCTCCGCCGACGCCCTGATCGGGACGCTGCGGGACCTGAAGTACGCGGTGGAGGAGCAGCCGGGGGCAACCGGACGACCACGACAGCTCGACATCGTGGTGACGGAGCTGTAG
- a CDS encoding ArnT family glycosyltransferase translates to MRRPGRWRPTLDRPASVALLLGVAGVGYRLVLLLLSLPGSNSDEATFGLAALHIATRHERPIYLYGQRYMGMLESYLAAPLVGWAGPSWPVLRLPVLALYAVFLWLAYRLTRRLFSPWLAVFVVGLLALGSERVVRDQLTVVGGRPEVKPAVLAMLLIAVALGERRVRRRWLAMGVFGLLAGLALWSDWLIVPYLAVAGLVLVWAAPRDLLGWPGVLLVAGFLAGAAPMIKDNLTAPPGQDSWSVFQRISTRPGAPPSWSERLHGGLLEGVPLAGGLCPAAGCARWQEWFGPLYLVLLVAAAVLGLVTYRRAVDAAGRVRAVARLALVVGAALTLLGYVRSALSAADPMGNARYLSVLQISLPVVLWPLWLAAAHAWRGPAGVAARIGGTAAGVVLAAITAATVAATVAFVADVPSIRAEERRARDLADTVRRAGLHEVYGDYWTCNRMIFNTGEAVVCGVLDGNLTPGQNRYPAYWRRVGRAERPGYVFAAGSPAERRLRLLLGDQADAAVVAEVGEYRVYHPPIALRPWR, encoded by the coding sequence GTGCGGAGACCGGGGCGGTGGCGTCCGACGCTCGACCGCCCGGCATCGGTCGCGCTGCTGCTCGGTGTGGCCGGGGTCGGTTACCGGCTGGTCCTGCTGCTGCTCTCGCTGCCCGGCTCGAACAGCGACGAGGCGACCTTCGGCCTCGCCGCCCTGCACATCGCGACCAGGCACGAGCGGCCGATCTACCTGTACGGCCAGCGCTACATGGGCATGCTGGAGTCGTACCTGGCCGCCCCGCTGGTGGGCTGGGCCGGGCCGAGCTGGCCGGTGCTGCGGCTGCCGGTGCTCGCGCTGTACGCGGTCTTCCTCTGGTTGGCGTACCGGCTGACCCGCCGGCTGTTCTCCCCCTGGCTTGCCGTCTTCGTGGTCGGGCTGCTGGCGCTCGGCTCGGAGCGGGTGGTCCGCGACCAGCTCACCGTGGTGGGCGGGCGGCCGGAGGTGAAGCCGGCGGTGCTGGCGATGCTGCTGATCGCGGTGGCCCTCGGCGAGCGCCGGGTGCGGCGCCGCTGGCTGGCCATGGGCGTGTTCGGGCTGCTCGCCGGCCTGGCTCTGTGGTCGGACTGGCTGATCGTGCCCTACCTGGCGGTGGCCGGGCTGGTGCTGGTCTGGGCGGCGCCCCGGGATCTGCTCGGCTGGCCGGGGGTGCTGCTGGTGGCCGGGTTCCTGGCCGGGGCCGCCCCGATGATCAAGGACAACCTCACCGCCCCGCCCGGGCAGGACTCATGGTCGGTGTTCCAGCGGATCAGCACCCGGCCGGGCGCGCCGCCCTCCTGGTCGGAGCGGCTGCACGGCGGGCTGCTGGAGGGGGTGCCGCTGGCCGGTGGGCTCTGCCCGGCGGCCGGCTGCGCCCGCTGGCAGGAGTGGTTCGGGCCGCTCTACCTGGTGCTGCTGGTGGCCGCCGCCGTGCTCGGGCTGGTCACGTACCGGCGGGCCGTCGACGCCGCCGGCCGGGTCCGGGCGGTCGCGCGACTCGCCCTGGTCGTCGGCGCGGCGCTGACCCTGCTCGGGTACGTGCGCAGCGCCCTCTCCGCGGCCGACCCGATGGGCAACGCCCGTTACCTGTCGGTGCTGCAGATCTCGCTGCCGGTGGTGCTCTGGCCGCTCTGGCTGGCCGCCGCGCACGCCTGGCGGGGCCCGGCCGGCGTGGCGGCCCGGATCGGGGGCACTGCGGCGGGAGTCGTGCTGGCCGCGATCACCGCCGCGACCGTGGCGGCGACCGTGGCGTTCGTCGCCGACGTGCCGTCGATCCGGGCCGAGGAGCGGCGGGCCCGGGACCTGGCCGACACGGTCCGCCGGGCCGGCCTGCACGAGGTGTACGGGGACTACTGGACCTGCAATCGGATGATCTTCAACACCGGCGAGGCGGTGGTCTGCGGGGTGCTCGACGGCAACCTGACGCCGGGGCAGAACCGCTACCCGGCGTACTGGCGGCGGGTGGGGCGGGCGGAGCGGCCCGGGTACGTGTTCGCGGCCGGGTCGCCGGCGGAACGGCGGTTGCGCCTGCTGCTCGGCGACCAGGCCGACGCCGCCGTGGTCGCCGAGGTCGGCGAATACCGCGTCTACCACCCGCCGATCGCCCTCCGCCCGTGGCGCTGA
- a CDS encoding App1 family protein, with protein sequence MALCGRVWQGGTVPPTPAGELAVPRLHRAARIEDAVHGLVERRLRRTGWKINIVAYAGYGAPGWARVLCRVLLGRPDVRQRARPEKVRGWRSFATLPAKYAKVTIEAGDVRQEATADRSGFVDTVIEADFTPGWGCVRLSVPDAEPVEALVRVLDPDVRFGILSDIDDTVMVTALPRPLLAAWNTFVLDEHARAAVPGMAVLYERLVTAHPGAPVFYLSTGAWNVAPTLTRFLSRHLYPAGPLLLTDWGPTADRWFRSGREHKRATLARLAREFPDVRWLLIGDDGQHDQEIYREFAAAHPDSVAGVAIRRLSPTQSVLAGSLPAPAGRPSAGPVGQKWLSAPDGAGLWKLLREAGLV encoded by the coding sequence ATGGCCCTGTGCGGCCGGGTGTGGCAGGGTGGCACCGTGCCACCGACACCCGCCGGAGAACTCGCCGTGCCGCGGCTGCACCGGGCCGCCCGGATCGAGGACGCCGTGCACGGCCTGGTGGAACGCCGGCTGCGTCGCACCGGGTGGAAGATCAACATCGTGGCGTACGCCGGCTACGGCGCCCCGGGCTGGGCGCGGGTGCTCTGCCGGGTGCTGCTCGGCCGCCCCGACGTACGGCAGCGGGCCCGGCCGGAGAAGGTCCGCGGCTGGCGCAGCTTCGCCACCCTGCCCGCCAAGTACGCAAAGGTGACCATCGAGGCCGGCGACGTACGCCAGGAGGCGACCGCCGACCGCAGCGGCTTCGTCGACACCGTCATCGAGGCCGACTTCACCCCCGGCTGGGGCTGCGTACGCCTCAGCGTGCCCGACGCCGAGCCGGTCGAGGCCCTGGTCCGCGTCCTCGACCCGGACGTCCGGTTCGGCATTCTCTCCGACATCGACGACACGGTCATGGTCACCGCGCTGCCCCGGCCGCTGCTCGCCGCCTGGAACACCTTCGTCCTCGACGAGCACGCCCGGGCCGCCGTGCCCGGCATGGCGGTGCTGTACGAGCGGCTGGTCACCGCCCACCCCGGCGCCCCCGTCTTCTATCTGTCGACCGGCGCCTGGAACGTCGCGCCGACGCTCACCCGGTTCCTCTCCCGGCACCTCTACCCGGCGGGGCCGCTGCTGCTCACCGACTGGGGGCCGACGGCCGACCGGTGGTTCCGCAGCGGCAGGGAACACAAGCGGGCCACCCTGGCCCGGCTGGCCCGGGAGTTCCCGGACGTCCGCTGGCTGCTGATCGGCGACGACGGGCAGCACGACCAGGAGATCTACCGCGAGTTCGCGGCGGCGCACCCGGACAGCGTGGCCGGGGTCGCGATCCGCCGGCTCTCGCCCACCCAGTCGGTGCTCGCCGGTAGCCTGCCCGCCCCGGCGGGCCGCCCGTCCGCCGGCCCGGTGGGGCAGAAGTGGCTCTCCGCCCCGGACGGCGCCGGCCTGTGGAAGCTGCTGCGCGAGGCGGGCCTGGTCTGA